The stretch of DNA TTTATCGAATTGCTACAAATCTGTGCATCGATAGAATTAGAAAAAAGAAACCGGACTATTATTTAGATGCGGAGGTAGCTGGTACAGAAGGTTTAAATATGTACTCTCAGGTTGCTGCAGATGTTGTACTGCCAGAGGATGAAATTGAGACCTTGGAACTACAAGGGGAAATTCAACAACAAATATTAAAATTACCAGACAAGTATCGTTCAGTAATTGTTTTAAAGTACATCGACGAACTGTCACTAAAAGAGATTAGTGAAATATTAGAGTTACCAATTAACACAGTAAAAACTAGAATTCATAGAGGGCGAGAGGCTCTACGAAAGCAATTGCGCCATGTATAGTATCGGAGGTGTTATTAATGAAGAAGTGTCCTGATTCCATCGTCACAGATATTCATAATTATTTAGATGGGGATTTAGAAGAGGAAAAAGAAAAACTATTGAAATCTCATTTACAGGAGTGTACAGGATGTTATCAGCACTTTCATGAGTTAGAAAAGGCAATTGCTTTAGTCCAAAGTACTTCACATGTTACTCTGAGTGAGGATTTTACAAACAAAGTGATGGCGGCATTACCGAAAGAAAAGAAAACGATAAGTGTTAACCGCTGGTTCCGAGCGCATCCATTATTAGTAGCTGCATCCATTTTTATTATATTAATGACTGGGAGCCTGTTTGGAAGTTATCAAGGCAACAATGAATTCTCTTTTTCAAAACAGCCTAACCTCATTGTAGAAAATGAAATAGTCATCGTACCAGAAGGGGAAATCGTACAAGGTGATGTAATAGTGAGAAATGGTAATATCCGAATTGAAGGAGAAGTAAATGGCAATGTTACCGTCATTAATGGGTCTGTATTGGACGGGGAAAATTATTTAGCTTCTGCCGGCAATGTAACAGGGGAAATAAAAGAAATTAATGAAATATTTGATTGGATCTGGTATCAAATCAAAACAATTTTTACTAAAGCAATTGCAGTTGTGAAAGAATAATAAAAACAAGCTTAGAATATATTTTCTAAGCTTGTTTGTTTGAGTAAAATATCTATTATATATGTTATAATACGAATGATACGTTTTCGTACATATTCTTGTACAGATGAGGAAGTGTGAGAATGCCTTTTGGACTACCCATTGGAGACTATCCAATCTTGAGCTATTTAGCCAGTATTATAGATATTTTATTAGTATGGTTTGTTGTATATAAACTAATTACCATTGTTAGGGGAACTAAAGCGGTTCAGTTGTTAAAAGGAATTATTGTTATCGTTTTAGTAAGAGTTTTTAGTTACTTACTTGGTTTAAAAACATTACAATATTTAATGGACCTAGCACTAACTTGGGGATTTTTAGCGATTATCATCATTTTTCAACCAGAGTTACGTCGTGCGTTAGAACATTTAGGTCGTGGACGGCTATTCTCACGAAGTAACGTACCAGAGGATGAAGAACAAATAAAAACGATAGAAGCCATCACGAAGTCTGTTCAATACATGGCAAAACGTCGTATTGGAGCGCTTATTTGTATTGAAAGAGAAACAGGATTAAGTGATTACATAGAAACTGGTATACCGCTAAATGCGAAAACTTCGTCCGAATTATTAATCAATATTTTTATACCAAATACTCCGTTGCATGATGGAGCGGTAATATTGCAAAAAAATCAAGTTGCTGCCGCTGCTTGTTATTTGCCATTATCAGAAAGTCCATTTATATCAAAAGAGTTAGGTACAAGACACCGTGCTGCATTAGGTATAAGTGAAGTAACAGATAGCATTACAATTGTTGTTTCAGAGGAAACAGGAAGTATTTCCCTTACAAAAAACGGTGAATTACACCGTGATTTAGAGCCAGAAGCATTTCAAGAGTTGTTAGAAAAAGAAATGCAAGCAAAAAACAAATCTGCTTCTTCAACACGTTGGCAATGGAGGGGGAAGAAGAGTGGATAAACTATTTGATAACCGTTGGGCAATGAAAATCATTGCTCTATTATTAGCACTAACAT from Sutcliffiella cohnii encodes:
- a CDS encoding anti-sigma factor family protein, whose protein sequence is MKKCPDSIVTDIHNYLDGDLEEEKEKLLKSHLQECTGCYQHFHELEKAIALVQSTSHVTLSEDFTNKVMAALPKEKKTISVNRWFRAHPLLVAASIFIILMTGSLFGSYQGNNEFSFSKQPNLIVENEIVIVPEGEIVQGDVIVRNGNIRIEGEVNGNVTVINGSVLDGENYLASAGNVTGEIKEINEIFDWIWYQIKTIFTKAIAVVKE
- the sigW gene encoding RNA polymerase sigma factor SigW encodes the protein MEDLIKRRIKQLKKGDQDAFADIVDFYKDKIYQLCYRMVGNAHEAEDISQEAFIRAYVNIHSYDLKRKFSTWLYRIATNLCIDRIRKKKPDYYLDAEVAGTEGLNMYSQVAADVVLPEDEIETLELQGEIQQQILKLPDKYRSVIVLKYIDELSLKEISEILELPINTVKTRIHRGREALRKQLRHV
- the cdaA gene encoding diadenylate cyclase CdaA, with translation MPFGLPIGDYPILSYLASIIDILLVWFVVYKLITIVRGTKAVQLLKGIIVIVLVRVFSYLLGLKTLQYLMDLALTWGFLAIIIIFQPELRRALEHLGRGRLFSRSNVPEDEEQIKTIEAITKSVQYMAKRRIGALICIERETGLSDYIETGIPLNAKTSSELLINIFIPNTPLHDGAVILQKNQVAAAACYLPLSESPFISKELGTRHRAALGISEVTDSITIVVSEETGSISLTKNGELHRDLEPEAFQELLEKEMQAKNKSASSTRWQWRGKKSG